The genomic region AAAGGTTCAAATCAATTAATTCATTTAAATAATGCAGACCGTGTTCACCCCCCCTCCCATATCAATTACATGACATTTCCAAGATGTTACAGCTAATCTGTGCAAACCTGTATGAAATTTGTATGTCAAATATACATATCCATCTGACGTTTAAAGGGTTAGTAAGTTGACATACAGAATAATCGATAAAAGTCAGCTATCTAACTTGCTTCTAGAAAGTTCTATTAGTAAAAGGGAACTTCCTGTTGATCTGTATGTTCCTTATAAACAGTGTCATAACTGGAGAAGACCCCAGTTTCATCACCTGTCAAGAACGTTTGTCTGCTCAAGCCACCAGAACAGCTATTCCTTGTTCCTTGCAACAAGGGGGCAGCTGCCTCCCAGATTCGGCCCAGCATCTCTTGCGATGGCCCAGTCGTTCCACTGTTCTTTACAGATGCAGAAGaaacggcagccagatgagccTCCTCCACGAGAACTCGACTTGCTACGCTATGATCTGAGAGACCTGAAGAAATCCCCCAAACCAGCTCTCTATCTGGGACTTTCTAGTCTCTTGCCATTTGTATCAGCTCCATTTCTTATGGCCGTCACAGAGACATATGTTCCTGAGTTAGCTTATGctcaggttgtgtatggagccTCGGTTCTTTCCTTTCTTGGTGGAGCTCGTTGGGGCTTTGCCTTACCTGAGGGTAGCCCAGCAAAGCCTGATTGGCTAAACTTAGCTAACAGTGTAGTTCCCTTCATAATAGCTTTGCTAGGCCTCCTTTGTAGCCACAACATTACACAGTCTGGCATGCTTGTAATCATAGGACATGGTATATCGCTTCATAATGACCTGGCACTTCTGCCCACATATCCGAGCTGGTTCAAAGCACTGAGGATGATCCTCGCTGTGGTAGCCTTTTTGTCTATTCTGAGCACTTTGTTAATTAAAATATCATATCCAGAGAAGCGATATCTGTCACAGTAATAAATTACATGTAAAGTATGATGTGATTTTACTATGAACTAGTAAAATGCAAAATCAGTGTGAATGTGCAATGGAACATTTTGTTTTGTATGTTGTTGATAATTGAAATGCAACATGATATTAAAATACTTACATATAACAAaccacatttactttgttacaTGTCTTCTACTTGTGTAAAATGTTTTCtgattattttcaaaacgctgcTCCTTTTAATTTGTGATGGATCATTACTGCTTGCTCTACCAGGTTTTGATGGTGACAGTGCTGGAATTACTTTGCCTTTGGTCATACCTCTAACCTTTGATATATATAATCTTATAAATAAACACCGCAATGGTTAATTTGTATAAATTAACAACGTATAAAGCACTGATAAAACGTAAAacgcaaaaaagaaaaaaatcaatTACCTGCCCCACACATGCACTGTAGATGGCagcaaatacatttaaatgcgTTGCGACGCAATTTCACTCGTGTTGAACTTTGTGAGGAAACACGTTCCCAAACCAGCGTTCCGGAATCTCCTAGTGAACTACTCCGTGGGTCACGTCTCTGCGgacctgatctcagatcagcggTTTGcgccccctcccacccccccgGAGATCTGAGGAGATTCAGGAAGCGGGTAAATTCCTCCTAGAAGCAGGCAACTTGGATGGACGCGCCGTCCACTTCTGATGAATGTACCGATGTAGATGTAGAACTAAGGTGTTTATTTACGCGGCTGGGCCGGGTTCGCTAAAGTAAGAGGTCGTGAGGAAGGTCTTGTGTGATTCGGCATCTCGTACACGACGACACGGAGCCGTCGGTGTCGTTGGGTCTGTGGCGAGACACGACGATGTCAGTCAACGCACGTCAACCAAACAAGCGGGCAGCTAACCGGCTAACCGGCCGCTTTACGAACCTTTAACGGACCCGCTCCCACGCAATTAACGGCTCACCAGCGGTATATTTGTAGTGTTCATTCACGGGTTGTGAGGTGTCGAACCGGACCGGCCGTATTTGCTGGTGAACCGATACTTCACTAGTTTAACTCGGGCTGTAACCGCGGTCTAGCTAGCGCCACTAGCGTGTTCTGAGGTGACGCGTGTAACGGCTCGCTGATCAGTCGGTGCTGGTTTGGCTCGCTGACATGTCGGTGCTGGTCCGGCGGAGTCACGGCGTCCACGGACTCGTGTGGGTGTGTTAACGCGTCTCCTGTCCCGCTGTTGTCCTCCCAGCCAGAAGAGGGTTGTTGTCCCCCCCTCCATGGATTACAGCCTCGTACACGCGGCCGGAGTGCGCCAGGTTCGGTCGGAGGAAGAGAAGTGAATCTACTAGTGGGTCGGATCCGGTCCGGTCGAGCTCGGCCCGCCGTCCTCGTTCACTATGAAGAGATCGGAGAACAAGAACAAACGGAAACTCTGCAGCGCCGACCCACAGACGAGTGGGGCAGGAGGAAGAGACGGGGTGAGTGTCCCCGTCCACCAGGACGGGGAGATGGTGGTCCTGTTGTAGTGTGACCCGGGGGAACTTAGTCGGTGTTTTTAACTGAATTTATTGAGTTGTAGAAGCCGATTAAAGCTAAATAATTCAAGTTGaagacacacactgtacacgAGTCTGTACATGTTGACATATGTGCGTATATTGGATTCACACCGTTGTCAGAACTGTCACTAAACCTCTTGGGGATATAATCTTACTTATAATCTTATTACCTTGGAGCCTGTTCAAAAGTCAGTATGGCAAGATCGAGAGACACATTTTATAATATAGTAATTATGAAAGGATAAAGTATTTTTAGATTATATATGCATGTTTATTCTTTATCTAGTATTTCTT from Brachyhypopomus gauderio isolate BG-103 chromosome 8, BGAUD_0.2, whole genome shotgun sequence harbors:
- the tmem69 gene encoding transmembrane protein 69 isoform X1, producing the protein MSSALKLRHLISSSWCHNWRRPQFHHLSRTFVCSSHQNSYSLFLATRGQLPPRFGPASLAMAQSFHCSLQMQKKRQPDEPPPRELDLLRYDLRDLKKSPKPALYLGLSSLLPFVSAPFLMAVTETYVPELAYAQVVYGASVLSFLGGARWGFALPEGSPAKPDWLNLANSVVPFIIALLGLLCSHNITQSGMLVIIGHGISLHNDLALLPTYPSWFKALRMILAVVAFLSILSTLLIKISYPEKRYLSQ
- the tmem69 gene encoding transmembrane protein 69 isoform X2; the encoded protein is MSSALKLRHLISSSWMQKKRQPDEPPPRELDLLRYDLRDLKKSPKPALYLGLSSLLPFVSAPFLMAVTETYVPELAYAQVVYGASVLSFLGGARWGFALPEGSPAKPDWLNLANSVVPFIIALLGLLCSHNITQSGMLVIIGHGISLHNDLALLPTYPSWFKALRMILAVVAFLSILSTLLIKISYPEKRYLSQ